In Populus trichocarpa isolate Nisqually-1 chromosome 7, P.trichocarpa_v4.1, whole genome shotgun sequence, the following proteins share a genomic window:
- the LOC7486085 gene encoding G-type lectin S-receptor-like serine/threonine-protein kinase LECRK4: protein MATVFFVIFIYLFSAAKSQSNITKGSTLFTNSTPNFWPSPSGHFAFGFYPSGNGFKVGTWLIGRPRNTVVWTAQRNEPAVLPGASLVFTSDGRLVVQNFTEVQLIAETQQRAQVAAMHDSGNLLLYGSNMEVVWATFRFPTNTLLVTQELGPDKILYSSKSDADDSAGNFKLWMQGDGNLVAYPSKGLQMVKYFYWSSHSTNIAPDVSLTFAADSRLYLASSTGFTIRNLTEGRLPVNKTTLYRATFDVDGVLRLYQHQMGTNGSLNSNVLWSAINGEDRCSVKGVCGLNSYCANNGADNIACLCPPGFDFVDPNQPNKGCKLNFSIDSDCFLKGANDNYMISTLENTVWERDEYEVLTPVSEEACSKACLEDCYCVVAMFRDQTCFKPKLPLRYGMKNSSSPTKSFVKVRLTNTKNVITKKIGKELLITGVVLIAFSLVIFASSGYLIYTHQIWSLKVMTSQDCPPDVLGDINLTSFSYDQLAVATDDFMEEIGKGASGRVYKGSLPENGGKEIAVKRLEKLVEDGEREFQNEMKIIGRTHHKNLVRLIGFCCEGSHRILVYELMKNGSLGNLIFKDKKQPSWKVRTKITLEVAKGLHYLHEECETKIIHCDIKPHNVLMDESMSAKISDFGLSKLLKPDQTRTYTIPRGTRGYEAPEWHRNNTPVTTKADVYSFGILLLEIVSCRKNVDLSAPDDEIILMDWVQRCYEAGELKKVVGEVEVNLEELEKMVKIGLWCVQTETDSRPTMKQVILMMDGTIVTPPPPSPNSSANN from the coding sequence ATGGCAACTGTTTTTTTCGTGATCTTCATATACCTATTCTCTGCAGCAAAATCACAATCCAACATAACAAAAGGCTCCACTCTGTTCACCAATTCCACTCCAAACTTCTGGCCTTCTCCTTCTGGTCATTTTGCGTTCGGATTTTATCCTAGTGGCAATGGCTTCAAGGTGGGCACTTGGCTCATTGGAAGGCCAAGAAACACAGTTGTGTGGACCGCACAGCGAAATGAACCTGCAGTCTTACCAGGGGCAAGCCTTGTTTTCACCTCAGATGGTAGGCTTGTTGTACAGAACTTTACCGAAGTTCAATTGATAGCCGAAACCCAGCAAAGGGCACAAGTTGCTGCAATGCATGATTCAGGAAACCTTTTGCTTTATGGCTCCAACATGGAAGTTGTATGGGCTACTTTCCGATTTCCTACCAACACACTTTTGGTAACACAAGAACTGGGTCCTGACAAGATTCTATATTCAAGCAAATCTGATGCTGATGATTCTGCCGGAAATTTTAAGCTATGGATGCAAGGAGATGGAAATCTCGTTGCTTATCCATCAAAAGGTTTGCAaatggttaaatatttttattggtcatcACACTCTACAAACATAGCACCGGACGTATCTTTAACTTTCGCAGCAGATAGCAGATTGTATCTTGCGAGCTCAACAGGGTTTACCATCAGGAATTTGACAGAAGGTAGACTTCCAGTCAATAAGACCACATTGTATCGAGCAACATTTGATGTTGATGGCGTTTTAAGGCTTTACCAACATCAAATGGGAACTAATGGAAGCTTGAATTCCAATGTCTTATGGTCAGCAATAAATGGAGAAGATCGTTGCTCGGTGAAAGGCGTTTGTGGGCTTAACAGCTATTGTGCTAATAATGGCGCAGACAATATTGCCTGCTTATGTCCTCCTGGTTTCGATTTTGTTGATCCCAACCAGCCCAATAAGGGCTGCAAGTTAAATTTCAGCATAGATAGTGATTGTTTTCTAAAAGGAGCTAATGACAATTACATGATTTCCACGCTAGAAAACACTGTCTGGGAACGAGACGAGTACGAAGTTTTGACGCCTGTGAGTGAAGAAGCATGTTCAAAAGCTTGCCTGGAAGATTGCTATTGTGTGGTGGCCATGTTTAGGGACCAAACCTGCTTTAAGCCAAAGCTTCCATTGAGGTATGGAATGAAAAATAGCAGTAGTCCTACTAAGTCATTTGTTAAGGTTAGGTTAACCAATACAAAAAACGTCATCACAAAGAAGATTGGCAAGGAACTTCTAATTACTGGAGTGGTTTTGATTGCCTTTTCTTTAGTGATATTTGCATCATCTGGTTATCTTATATACACACATCAGATTTGGAGCTTGAAGGTGATGACAAGCCAAGATTGTCCACCGGATGTCCTTGGAGATATCAATTTGACGTCATTTAGCTATGATCAACTTGCGGTAGCTACCGATGACTTCATGGAAGAGATTGGTAAAGGGGCGTCAGGGAGGGTCTATAAAGGCTCACTGCCAGAGAATGGTGGGAAAGAAATAGCAGTGAAGAGGCTAGAGAAGTTGGTGGAAGACGGAGAACGGGAGTTCCAAAATGAAATGAAGATAATTGGGCGAACTCATCACAAGAACTTGGTGCGTTTGATTGGCTTTTGCTGCGAAGGATCACATAGGATACTTGTGTATGAGCTCATGAAAAATGGTTCATTAGGGAACCTAATCTTCAAGGACAAGAAACAACCAAGTTGGAAAGTAAGAACCAAGATTACTCTAGAGGTAGCAAAAGGGCTTCATTATCTACACGAAGAATGCGAGACCAAGATCATCCATTGTGACATTAAGCCCCATAATGTACTCATGGATGAATCTATGTCCGCAAAAATATCAGATTTTGGACTGTCCAAGCTCTTAAAACCTGACCAAACAAGAACATACACGATTCCAAGAGGCACAAGAGGCTATGAAGCTCCTGAGTGGCACAGAAACAACACACCTGTCACAACCAAAGCTGATGTCTATAGCTTTGGTATCTTATTGCTTGAGATTGTGTCTTGTAGGAAGAACGTGGACTTGTCAGCTCCGGATGATGAAATAATACTAATGGACTGGGTTCAGAGGTGCTATGAAGCTGGCGAGCTAAAGAAAGTGGTCGGTGAAGTAGAGGTGAACTTGGAAGAATTGGAGAAAATGGTTAAGATCGGATTGTGGTGTGTGCAAACAGAGACAGATTCAAGGCCAACAATGAAGCAAGTGATTTTGATGATGGATGGGACTATAGTTACACCACCTCCTCCTTCACCAAATTCTTCTGCTAATAATTGA
- the LOC18100904 gene encoding major pollen allergen Ole e 10 isoform X1: MRNKVLVLPCLLLLQCYLVLTMETATQEKAESAIPVTTLSPPEGNITFLGGTTWCVALSGVSQIDLQNALDWTCGLGMADCSPIQEGGACFDPDTLVSHASYAFNNYYQQNENSEIACNFGGTAVLTRKDPSHGKCSYAAPGSAAKSPAPSLLKGRRANFIWLKFAGIFLLLYLRR; encoded by the exons ATGAGAAACAAAGTACTAGTTTTGCCATGTCTCTTGTTGCTGCAATGTTATCTAG TCCTGACAATGGAGACTGCAACGCAAGAGAAAGCAGAATCTGCGATCCCAGTGACAACATTGTCACCTCCAGAAGGCAACATAACTTTTCTTGGTGGCACAACATGGTGTGTTGCCCTGTCAGGTGTCTCTCAAATTGATTTGCAGAATGCATTAGACTGGACCTGTGGTCTAGGCATGGCAGATTGCAGTCCAATCCAAGAGGGTGGAGCGTGTTTTGATCCTGACACGCTAGTTTCTCATGCCTCCTATGCTTTCAACAACTATTACCAACAAAATGAGAATTCTGAAATTGCTTGCAATTTCGGAGGAACTGCCGTTTTAACTAGAAAGGATCCTA GTCATGGAAAATGTAGCTATGCTGCACCTGG ATCTGCTGCTAAGTCGCCAGCACCTTCTTTGCTCAAGGGGCGCAGAGCAAACTTtatatggttgaagtttgctGGGATTTTTCTGCTTTTGTACTTGAGAAGATGA
- the LOC18100904 gene encoding major pollen allergen Ole e 10 isoform X2: protein MRNKVLVLPCLLLLQCYLVLTMETATQEKAESAIPVTTLSPPEGNITFLGGTTWCVALSGVSQIDLQNALDWTCGLGMADCSPIQEGGACFDPDTLVSHASYAFNNYYQQNENSEIACNFGGTAVLTRKDPSHGKCSYAAPGVFADLLLSRQHLLCSRGAEQTLYG from the exons ATGAGAAACAAAGTACTAGTTTTGCCATGTCTCTTGTTGCTGCAATGTTATCTAG TCCTGACAATGGAGACTGCAACGCAAGAGAAAGCAGAATCTGCGATCCCAGTGACAACATTGTCACCTCCAGAAGGCAACATAACTTTTCTTGGTGGCACAACATGGTGTGTTGCCCTGTCAGGTGTCTCTCAAATTGATTTGCAGAATGCATTAGACTGGACCTGTGGTCTAGGCATGGCAGATTGCAGTCCAATCCAAGAGGGTGGAGCGTGTTTTGATCCTGACACGCTAGTTTCTCATGCCTCCTATGCTTTCAACAACTATTACCAACAAAATGAGAATTCTGAAATTGCTTGCAATTTCGGAGGAACTGCCGTTTTAACTAGAAAGGATCCTA GTCATGGAAAATGTAGCTATGCTGCACCTGG GGTATTTGCAGATCTGCTGCTAAGTCGCCAGCACCTTCTTTGCTCAAGGGGCGCAGAGCAAACTTtatatggttga
- the LOC18109920 gene encoding G-type lectin S-receptor-like serine/threonine-protein kinase LECRK1, with protein sequence MALESCLLLLILFLLFVETRTQPNQCGEIHLDSQLSPTSNLLSWLSPSGHFAFGFYPQGNGFAIGIWLIGQPDNTVVWTANRDDPPVSSNATIHFSEEGKLLLRTGQGRYEKLIADVSVSDSASMLDSGNFVLYSNCNIIWQSFDFPTDTILGGQSLNQSQELVSSVSSSNHSSGRFFLWMQRDGNLVAYPRNSAALPNDAYWISHTDNHVGLDLSLNHQGHLFMNIYKSEPQELLFANSSYSCENSTTIFRATLDADGIFRLYSHCSESKTSWSVHVEWSALNNQCDVYGFCDFNSYCSGTGTNYECSCYPGFVFNDPNEKFSGCYRNASESFCAGSKEGRKYHVTGIENLLFERDPYSAQELEEEKCRLSCLEDCHCDVALYMDAKCEKYTFPIRYGRENKTISSIAFFKEETNPGQKIIIDNKKSLIMFLAIIFCSIAILCFGIAISTFFVYRDRAFLYEKLSEIISLTGEFTLQSFSYDELEKATDGFREELGRGSIGAVYKGKINGGEKTVAIKRLEKVLDRGEKNFQAEITIIGQTYHRNLVRLLGFCFDHSRRLLVYEYLKNGTLADLLFTAERRPVWKERIRIALDIARGILYLHEECEACIIHGNITPQNILMDDSWIAKISDFGLSKLLYPDKVRSSMALLSHSRGHLAPEWQNNALISIKADIYSFGVVLLEITCCRSSIKADVSTEDEMILSRWAYQCFVAGQLDMLLKDEHVEYESLE encoded by the coding sequence ATGGCTTTGGAATCATGCCTTTTGCTTCTCATACTATTTCTACTCTTTGTAGAAACAAGAACTCAACCAAACCAATGTGGTGAAATACACTTGGATTCTCAGTTATCTCCCACTTCCAACTTACTTTCATGGCTCTCCCCTTCAGGGCATTTTGCATTTGGCTTCTATCCACAAGGAAATGGATTTGCCATAGGAATATGGCTGATCGGTCAACCTGATAACACAGTCGTCTGGACTGCAAATCGAGATGATCCACCAGTCTCCTCCAATGCTACAATCCACTTCTCGGAAGAGGGTAAGCTGCTTCTTCGAACTGGGCAAGGCCGCTATGAGAAACTAATTGCTGATGTGTCTGTATCAGATTCAGCTTCAATGCTTGATTCTGGTAATTTCGTGCTTTACAGTAATTGTAATATAATTTGGCAAAGCTTTGATTTTCCAACCGACACCATTTTAGGGGGCCAGAGTCTCAATCAGTCTCAAGAATTGGTTTCAAGTGTGTCGAGCTCAAATCACTCAAGTGGAAGGTTTTTCCTCTGGATGCAAAGGGATGGAAACCTTGTGGCCTACCCTAGAAACAGTGCTGCTCTACCTAATGATGCTTACTGGATCAGTCATACTGATAATCACGTGGGGTTGGATCTCTCTCTCAATCACCAGGGACATCTGTTCATGAATATTTACAAATCTGAACCACAAGAACTCTTATTTGCAAACAGTTCTTATTCCTGTGAGAACAGCACTACAATTTTTCGTGCGACACTTGATGCTGATGGGATTTTCAGGCTGTATTCACACTGTTCTGAGAGTAAAACTAGCTGGAGTGTACATGTTGAGTGGTCTGCATTGAATAATCAGTGTGATGTTTATGGTTTCTGTGACTTCAACAGTTATTGCTCAGGAACGGGCACTAATTATGAATGTTCATGTTATcctggatttgttttcaatgatCCCAATGAGAAATTCAGCGGATGCTACAGGAATGCCAGTGAAAGTTTTTGTGCAGGCagcaaagaagggagaaagtaCCATGTCACCGGAATAGAGAATTTATTGTTTGAACGAGATCCTTATTCTGCCCAAGAGCTCGAAGAGGAAAAATGTCGTTTGTCTTGCCTGGAAGATTGTCATTGTGACGTTGCTCTATATATGGATGCGAAGTGTGAAAAGTATACTTTTCCAATTCGGTATGGTAGAGAGAATAAAACCATATCATCTATAGCCTTCTTCAAGGAAGAAACAAACCCAGGCCAGAAAATCATTATAGATAACAAGaagagtttaattatgtttcttGCTATAATTTTTTGCTCTATAGCTATCTTATGTTTCGGCATTGCAATCTCTACTTTCTTCGTGTACAGGGATCGAGCTTTTCTATACGAAAAGCTATCAGAAATCATAAGCTTGACCGGAGAGTTTACTCTGCAGTCATTTTCTTATGATGAGCTTGAGAAAGCTACTGATGGTTTCAGGGAAGAGTTGGGCAGGGGTTCAATTGGAGCAGTTTATAAAGGGAAAATAAATGGGGGTGAAAAAACTGTTGCTATTAAGAGACTGGAGAAAGTTTTAGACCGAGGGGAAAAAAATTTCCAGGCCGAAATAACCATCATTGGACAAACTTACCACAGGAACTTGGTTCGACtgcttggtttttgttttgaccACTCTAGGAGGCTTCTCGTCTATGAGTACTTGAAGAACGGCACACTTGCAGATCTTCTGTTCACGGCTGAGAGGCGCCCAGTTTGGAAAGAAAGAATAAGGATTGCTCTAGACATAGCTCGAGGAATTCTCTATCTACATGAAGAGTGTGAGGCCTGCATCATCCATGGCAATATAACCCCTCAAAACATTCTCATGGATGATTCTTGGATAGCAAAAATCTCCGATTTTGGGTTATCAAAGCTATTGTATCCGGACAAGGTAAGAAGCTCCATGGCCCTCCTCTCACATAGTAGAGGGCACTTGGCACCAGAATGGCAGAACAATGCCTTGATATCAATAAAAGCTGATATTTACAGCTTTGGAGTTGTGCTACTGGAAATCACCTGTTGTAGAAGCAGTATAAAAGCAGACGTTTCAACAGAAGATGAAATGATTCTTTCCAGGTGGGCATATCAATGCTTCGTAGCTGGACAGTTGGATATGCTTCTAAAGGATGAACATGTAGAATACGAGTCATTGGAATGA